One Streptomyces sp. L2 genomic window carries:
- the lysX gene encoding bifunctional lysylphosphatidylglycerol synthetase/lysine--tRNA ligase LysX produces the protein MTATAEPAARRDVTGPPRPRAGTRLAWVPEAFGTFFAALGLLCALLAVIAPLRHPLRPVARTLDLLLVPVSANLAYAVFLFLLAGATAARKKVAWWLVVVYLGLVVLTDALGLALGLYAESLPSLVLCGLLLILLVVARGQFYAASRRGAVWRALAVLLGGLVVAILLGWGLVMLFPGSLPQGQHLAWAADRVCGGLVSNSSFAGRPPRQVTFVLGLLGALALLNAAATLFRSQRLEAALHGDEEARIRALLGAYGDRDSLGYFATRRDKAVVFSPSGKAAVTYRVEAGVCLASGDPVGDPEAWPHAIGAWLDVARRHAWAPAAMGASEDGARAFARAGLGALQLGDEAILHVAAFDLNGRDMRVTRQAVHRVRRTGATTRIRRHAALTERETEEIVDRADAWRDTETERGFSMALDRLGDPADGDCLLVEALGEDGRLLALLSFVPWGRDGVSLDLMRRDRSAPNGVMEFMVADLCAHAPKLGVRRISLNFAVFRSVFEEGARIGAGPVLRLWRRLLLFFSRWWQLEALYRSNAKYHPEWYPRFICYGETASLARIGLASGIAEGFVSVPSLRKLWGKGHPGPGQRPATTEGLPSLSALGLDGGDQAATGAPDAGLPDQVRVRHRTLDRLRATGTDPYPVGVPAPTHALADVPQGQEVTVAGRVMLVRDFGGIVFAVLRDWSGDHQIALTRDLSGAALDRFTADTDIGDHITVTGRAGLSDHGEPTVFAASWQLTGKCLRPLPDKRRGLADPEAKVRRRYLDLATSPDARAVVRARSAAVQGLRQGLLDRGYLEVETPMLQQIHGGANARPFTTHINAYDLDLYLRIAPELYLKRLCVGGLEKVFEMGRTFRNEGVSYKHNPEFTMLEAYQAHADYDVMLDLTRELIQGAATAAYGRPVAHKDGAEYDISGTWPVKTVYGAISEALGEEIGPGSELLRLHRLCDRAGVPYTADDGPGDIVLEMYERLVEERTLLPTFYKDFPTDVSPLTRQHRTDPRLAERWDLVAFGTELGTAYSELTDPVEQRRRLTAQSLLAAGGDPEAMEIDEDFLDALEYAMPPTGGLGIGVDRLVMFLTGRTIRETLPFPLVRRR, from the coding sequence ATGACTGCCACCGCGGAGCCCGCCGCACGGCGCGACGTCACCGGTCCGCCACGCCCGCGGGCCGGCACCCGCCTGGCCTGGGTGCCCGAGGCCTTCGGCACGTTCTTCGCCGCGCTCGGCCTGCTCTGCGCCCTGCTCGCCGTCATCGCCCCGCTGCGCCACCCGCTCCGCCCCGTCGCCCGCACCCTCGACCTGCTGCTCGTCCCGGTCAGCGCCAACCTGGCCTACGCGGTGTTCCTCTTCCTGCTGGCCGGCGCCACCGCCGCCCGCAAGAAGGTCGCCTGGTGGCTGGTCGTCGTCTACCTCGGCCTCGTCGTCCTCACCGACGCGCTCGGCCTGGCCCTCGGCCTCTACGCCGAGTCGCTGCCCTCGCTCGTGCTGTGCGGGCTGCTGCTGATCCTGCTGGTGGTGGCCCGCGGGCAGTTCTACGCCGCCTCCCGCCGCGGCGCCGTGTGGCGGGCGCTGGCCGTCCTGCTCGGCGGGCTCGTCGTGGCCATCCTGCTCGGCTGGGGACTGGTCATGCTGTTCCCCGGCAGCCTGCCGCAGGGCCAGCACCTGGCCTGGGCGGCCGACCGGGTCTGCGGCGGACTGGTCTCCAACAGCTCCTTCGCCGGCCGCCCGCCCCGCCAGGTCACCTTCGTCCTCGGGCTGCTCGGCGCGCTCGCCCTGCTGAACGCCGCCGCCACGCTGTTCCGTTCACAGCGCCTGGAGGCGGCCCTGCACGGCGACGAGGAGGCCCGCATCCGCGCCCTGCTCGGCGCCTACGGCGACCGGGACTCCCTCGGCTACTTCGCCACCCGCCGCGACAAGGCCGTCGTGTTCTCGCCCAGCGGCAAGGCCGCCGTCACCTACCGGGTCGAGGCCGGCGTCTGCCTCGCCAGCGGCGACCCCGTCGGCGACCCGGAGGCCTGGCCGCACGCCATCGGCGCCTGGCTGGACGTGGCCCGCCGGCACGCCTGGGCGCCCGCCGCGATGGGCGCCTCCGAGGACGGCGCCCGCGCCTTCGCCCGCGCCGGACTCGGCGCCCTCCAGCTCGGCGACGAGGCGATCCTGCACGTCGCCGCCTTCGACCTGAACGGCCGCGACATGCGCGTCACCCGGCAGGCCGTGCACCGCGTCCGCCGCACCGGCGCCACCACCCGCATCCGCCGCCACGCCGCCCTCACCGAACGGGAGACGGAGGAGATCGTCGACCGGGCCGACGCCTGGCGCGACACCGAGACCGAACGCGGCTTCTCCATGGCCCTCGACCGGCTCGGCGACCCCGCCGACGGCGACTGCCTGCTCGTCGAGGCCCTCGGCGAGGACGGCCGGCTCCTTGCCCTGCTGTCCTTCGTGCCCTGGGGACGCGACGGCGTCTCCCTGGACCTGATGCGCCGTGACCGCAGCGCCCCCAACGGGGTGATGGAGTTCATGGTCGCCGACCTGTGCGCCCACGCCCCCAAACTGGGCGTGCGCCGGATCTCCCTGAACTTCGCCGTCTTCCGCTCCGTCTTCGAGGAGGGCGCCCGCATCGGCGCCGGACCCGTCCTGCGGCTCTGGCGCCGGCTGCTGCTGTTCTTCTCCCGCTGGTGGCAACTGGAGGCCCTGTACCGCTCCAACGCCAAGTACCACCCCGAGTGGTACCCGCGCTTCATCTGCTACGGCGAGACCGCCTCCCTCGCCCGGATCGGCCTGGCCTCCGGCATCGCCGAAGGCTTCGTCTCCGTACCGTCGTTGCGCAAACTCTGGGGAAAGGGGCACCCGGGGCCCGGGCAGCGGCCCGCCACCACCGAGGGGCTGCCGTCCCTGTCGGCGCTCGGCCTCGACGGAGGGGACCAGGCCGCGACCGGCGCCCCGGACGCGGGCCTGCCCGACCAGGTCCGCGTCCGGCACCGCACCCTGGACCGGCTGCGCGCCACCGGCACGGACCCCTACCCGGTCGGCGTCCCCGCCCCGACCCACGCCCTCGCCGACGTACCCCAGGGCCAGGAGGTGACCGTCGCCGGTCGCGTCATGCTCGTCCGGGACTTCGGCGGCATCGTCTTCGCCGTGCTGCGCGACTGGTCGGGCGACCACCAGATCGCCCTCACCCGCGACCTCTCCGGCGCCGCCCTCGACCGCTTCACCGCCGACACCGACATCGGCGACCACATCACCGTCACCGGCCGCGCGGGCCTGAGCGACCACGGCGAACCCACCGTCTTCGCCGCCTCCTGGCAGCTCACCGGCAAATGCCTGCGCCCGTTGCCCGACAAACGGCGGGGCCTCGCCGACCCCGAGGCCAAGGTCCGCCGCCGCTACCTCGACCTGGCGACCAGCCCGGACGCCCGCGCCGTCGTCCGCGCCCGCTCCGCCGCCGTACAGGGCCTGCGCCAGGGCCTGCTGGACCGCGGCTACCTGGAGGTCGAGACCCCGATGCTCCAGCAGATCCACGGCGGCGCCAACGCCCGCCCCTTCACCACCCACATCAACGCCTACGACCTCGACCTCTACCTGCGCATCGCCCCCGAGCTGTACCTCAAACGGCTGTGCGTGGGCGGCCTGGAGAAGGTCTTCGAGATGGGCCGCACCTTCCGCAACGAGGGCGTCTCCTACAAGCACAACCCCGAGTTCACGATGCTGGAGGCCTACCAGGCGCACGCCGACTACGACGTGATGCTCGACCTCACCCGCGAGCTGATCCAGGGCGCCGCGACGGCCGCCTACGGCCGTCCCGTCGCCCACAAGGACGGCGCCGAGTACGACATCTCCGGGACCTGGCCCGTCAAGACCGTGTACGGCGCGATCTCCGAGGCGCTGGGGGAGGAGATCGGCCCCGGCAGCGAACTCCTGCGGCTGCACCGGCTGTGCGACCGCGCGGGAGTGCCGTACACCGCCGACGACGGCCCCGGCGACATCGTGCTGGAGATGTACGAACGCCTCGTGGAGGAGCGCACCCTGCTGCCCACCTTCTACAAGGACTTCCCGACCGACGTCTCCCCGCTCACCCGGCAGCACCGCACCGACCCGCGGCTCGCCGAACGCTGGGACCTGGTCGCCTTCGGCACCGAACTCGGCACCGCCTACTCGGAGCTGACCGACCCCGTCGAGCAGCGCCGCCGGCTCACCGCCCAGTCCCTGCTGGCCGCCGGCGGCGACCCGGAGGCCATGGAGATCGACGAGGACTTCCTCGACGCGCTCGAATACGCGATGCCCCCGACCGGCGGCCTCGGCATCGGCGTCGACCGGCTCGTCATGTTCCTCACCGGCCGCACCATCCGGGAGACCCTGCCGTTCCCGCTGGTACGGCGCCGCTGA
- a CDS encoding universal stress protein, whose translation MVAGVDGSESSLRAAAYAGGLARRQHALLAVVYVQPVLAAGAALGAPVAETTDEIAEDLIAHIREATERVRGIFDVRWEFHTFRGDPYTGLVKAADELKADAVVLGASEQAGHRIIGSVAVRLVKAGRWPVTVVP comes from the coding sequence ATCGTGGCCGGTGTGGACGGCTCCGAGTCCTCGCTGCGGGCCGCCGCGTACGCGGGCGGGCTGGCCCGGCGGCAGCACGCGCTGCTGGCGGTGGTGTACGTGCAGCCGGTGCTGGCGGCCGGGGCGGCGCTCGGGGCGCCGGTGGCGGAGACGACCGACGAGATCGCCGAGGACCTGATCGCCCACATCCGGGAGGCGACGGAGCGGGTCCGCGGGATATTCGACGTGCGCTGGGAGTTCCACACGTTCCGCGGTGACCCCTACACCGGCCTGGTGAAGGCGGCCGACGAACTGAAGGCGGACGCTGTGGTGTTGGGCGCCTCCGAGCAGGCGGGCCACCGGATCATCGGCTCGGTGGCGGTGCGTCTGGTGAAGGCGGGACGGTGGCCGGTGACCGTGGTGCCGTGA
- a CDS encoding MFS transporter: MRLGRRFGWLWAAYTVSAFGTWLAFDALPLIAILVLHAGSAQVSLLASAGLAVGAAVAVPLGPWMEFRRKRPVMITTDLVRCAALLSIPAAYALDALGFPQLLVVSVVVAAAGITFTAASGAHLKDLVAPAGLLTATSRFESTSWTATVLGPPLGGAAVGVLGPVTTVAVDAVSYLLSALGIRAIGGTETPPARPTTAPARRPRAADLLDGWRYLLTDPALRPLFLNTALVNSLIMATAPLLAVLMLGPLGFAPWQYGLAFALPSLGGLLGSRLARPLADRYGRHRVLLTAGALRSCWPVGLAFVRPGVPGLLLVMAVEFGLISCASVYTPVLAAHRLDVIPADRVARTLSAWSVTVKLSTAALTALWGLLAALAGPRTAIALAGVLLLATPALLPGVLTAPRSPATVPPSPDAPPPSR; the protein is encoded by the coding sequence ATGCGGCTGGGACGCCGGTTCGGGTGGCTGTGGGCCGCGTACACCGTCAGCGCCTTCGGGACCTGGCTCGCCTTCGACGCCCTCCCGCTGATCGCGATCCTCGTCCTGCACGCGGGGTCCGCCCAGGTGTCCCTGCTCGCGTCCGCCGGACTCGCCGTCGGCGCGGCGGTGGCCGTGCCGCTCGGGCCCTGGATGGAGTTCCGCCGCAAACGTCCGGTCATGATCACCACGGACCTCGTCCGGTGCGCGGCCCTGCTCAGCATCCCCGCCGCCTACGCCCTCGACGCGCTCGGCTTCCCGCAGCTCCTGGTGGTCTCCGTCGTCGTGGCGGCCGCCGGCATCACCTTCACCGCCGCCTCCGGCGCCCACCTGAAGGACCTCGTGGCACCCGCCGGCCTGCTCACCGCCACCAGCAGGTTCGAATCCACCAGCTGGACCGCGACCGTCCTCGGCCCTCCGCTCGGCGGCGCCGCCGTCGGCGTTCTCGGACCGGTGACCACGGTCGCCGTCGACGCCGTCAGCTACCTGCTGTCCGCCCTCGGCATCCGGGCCATCGGCGGCACCGAAACCCCGCCGGCCCGCCCCACCACCGCCCCGGCGCGGCGCCCCCGGGCCGCCGACCTGCTCGACGGCTGGCGGTACCTGCTCACCGATCCCGCGCTGCGCCCGCTGTTCCTCAACACGGCCCTGGTCAACTCCCTCATCATGGCCACTGCGCCGCTGCTCGCCGTCCTGATGCTGGGCCCGCTCGGCTTCGCGCCCTGGCAGTACGGGCTGGCCTTCGCGCTGCCCTCCCTCGGCGGTCTGCTCGGCTCCCGGCTGGCCCGCCCCCTCGCCGACCGCTACGGCAGGCACCGCGTGCTGCTGACCGCGGGCGCGCTGCGTTCCTGCTGGCCGGTCGGGCTCGCGTTCGTCCGCCCCGGCGTGCCCGGCCTGCTCCTCGTGATGGCCGTGGAGTTCGGCCTGATCTCCTGCGCGAGCGTGTACACCCCGGTGCTCGCCGCCCACCGGCTCGACGTGATCCCGGCCGACCGGGTGGCCCGTACCCTCTCCGCCTGGTCGGTGACCGTCAAACTGAGCACCGCCGCCCTGACCGCCCTGTGGGGCCTGCTCGCCGCGCTCGCCGGCCCGCGCACCGCGATCGCCCTGGCCGGCGTCCTGCTGCTGGCGACGCCGGCGCTGCTCCCGGGCGTGCTCACGGCACCACGGTCACCGGCCACCGTCCCGCCTTCACCAGACGCACCGCCACCGAGCCGATGA
- a CDS encoding amino acid permease, translating into MAKLRMGEGILRRKPIEWIEEGEAGDGSRLERSLGLWQLTAIGVGGIIGAGIFTLAGTVAHGTAGPAVLVSFLIAGVASACAALSYAEFAGLIPKAGSAYTYGYAVLGEFAGWFIGWDLLLEYTAIVAVVAIGISGYFGFLVEEMGAKLPAWMLGAPGSGHGHKVDLFAVILCLLIAWLLNLGIKSAARFETFVVGLKVLVVLLVIGVGVFHITSSNYHPFFPFGVGGAFTGAATVFFAVFGYDAMSTAAEESKDAQRHMPKAIIYSLVIAMVLYVAACLVLTGMQNYRHIDPESGFSSAFKSVGLSGLADVIAVGAIIGILTVMFTFMLGVTRVWFSMSRDGLLPKWFAKTHPTRHVPTRVTWIVGVASAVIAGFFPIAEAAELTNIGILLAFVVVCTAVIVLRYRQPDLPRTFRTPWMPFVPALGVVFSIWLITFLQWQTWVRFAVWFVIGCGIYFGYSYRRSELATPRDRA; encoded by the coding sequence ATGGCCAAGCTCCGTATGGGTGAGGGGATTCTCCGCCGCAAACCGATCGAGTGGATCGAGGAGGGCGAGGCCGGCGACGGCAGCCGGCTGGAACGCTCGCTGGGGTTGTGGCAGCTCACCGCGATCGGCGTCGGCGGCATCATCGGCGCGGGCATCTTCACGCTGGCCGGCACGGTGGCCCACGGCACGGCCGGGCCGGCGGTGCTGGTGTCGTTCCTGATCGCCGGTGTGGCGAGCGCGTGTGCGGCGCTGTCGTACGCCGAGTTCGCGGGCCTGATCCCGAAGGCCGGGTCGGCGTACACGTACGGGTACGCGGTGCTGGGCGAGTTCGCGGGCTGGTTCATCGGCTGGGACCTGCTGCTGGAGTACACGGCGATCGTGGCGGTGGTCGCCATCGGCATCTCCGGCTACTTCGGCTTCCTGGTGGAGGAGATGGGCGCCAAGCTGCCCGCCTGGATGCTGGGCGCGCCCGGCAGCGGGCACGGGCACAAGGTCGACCTGTTCGCGGTGATCCTCTGTCTGCTGATCGCCTGGCTGCTGAACCTGGGCATCAAGAGCGCGGCCCGGTTCGAGACCTTCGTGGTCGGGCTGAAGGTGCTGGTGGTGCTGCTGGTGATCGGGGTGGGCGTCTTCCACATCACCTCGTCGAACTACCACCCGTTCTTCCCGTTCGGTGTCGGCGGCGCGTTCACGGGTGCGGCGACGGTGTTCTTCGCGGTGTTCGGCTACGACGCGATGTCCACCGCGGCCGAGGAGTCGAAGGACGCGCAGCGGCACATGCCGAAGGCGATCATCTACTCGCTGGTGATCGCGATGGTGCTGTACGTGGCGGCCTGCCTGGTGCTGACCGGCATGCAGAACTACCGGCACATCGACCCGGAGAGCGGCTTCTCCTCGGCGTTCAAGTCGGTGGGGCTGAGCGGGCTGGCGGACGTGATCGCGGTGGGCGCGATCATCGGCATCCTCACCGTGATGTTCACGTTCATGCTGGGTGTGACCCGGGTGTGGTTCTCGATGTCCCGGGACGGTCTGCTGCCCAAGTGGTTCGCCAAGACGCACCCGACGCGGCACGTGCCGACGCGGGTCACCTGGATCGTCGGGGTGGCGTCGGCGGTGATCGCCGGGTTCTTCCCGATCGCGGAGGCGGCGGAGCTGACCAACATCGGCATCCTGCTGGCGTTCGTGGTGGTGTGCACGGCCGTGATCGTGCTGCGCTACCGGCAGCCGGACCTGCCGCGCACGTTCCGCACACCGTGGATGCCGTTCGTGCCGGCGCTGGGCGTCGTCTTCTCGATCTGGCTGATCACGTTCCTGCAGTGGCAGACCTGGGTGCGGTTCGCGGTGTGGTTCGTGATCGGGTGCGGGATCTACTTCGGCTACTCCTACCGCCGCTCGGAACTGGCCACGCCGCGCGACCGGGCCTGA
- a CDS encoding CapA family protein has translation MITRGRQVALALTALLTAAAACQNHVRRESTAGHPAPPPAFRAFTLAASGDVLPHTSVIDRARYDAGGDGYDFRPMLAAVEPVVSHADLALCHMETVYGADGDYTGYPVFKSPPQIAQGLTATGYDGCSTASNHSLDDGADGIRRTLDAMDQAGLKHAGTARTEAEAHSVTMLRAGAAKVAHLSYTYGTNGAPMPPGEPWAVNVTDPNRIISDARAARLAGADVVVVSLHWGTEWQDAPDQKQLALADRLTASRTNGRPDIDLVLGTHAHVPQAYQKVNGTWVVYGLGDQIAGEMFDNRGVQDSRGNESTIARFTFSPPPAAGGRWRVTKAEFVPQMYDIDAGRVLDLNKAIAGGAELQGVRDRIRGVVLSRGAAKDGLVMAK, from the coding sequence ATGATCACACGCGGACGACAGGTGGCTCTGGCTCTGACCGCCCTCCTGACGGCGGCGGCCGCCTGCCAGAACCACGTGCGCCGGGAGTCCACCGCCGGACACCCGGCGCCGCCGCCCGCCTTCCGCGCGTTCACCTTGGCCGCCTCCGGCGACGTCCTGCCGCACACCTCGGTCATCGACCGGGCCCGCTACGACGCCGGAGGCGACGGCTACGACTTCCGCCCGATGCTGGCCGCCGTCGAACCCGTCGTCTCCCACGCCGACCTGGCCCTGTGTCACATGGAGACCGTCTACGGCGCCGACGGCGACTACACCGGCTACCCGGTGTTCAAGTCCCCGCCGCAGATCGCCCAGGGCCTCACCGCCACCGGCTACGACGGCTGCTCCACCGCCTCCAACCACTCCCTGGACGACGGCGCGGACGGCATCCGGCGCACCCTGGACGCCATGGACCAGGCCGGCCTGAAGCACGCCGGCACCGCCCGCACCGAGGCCGAGGCCCACTCGGTCACCATGCTCCGGGCCGGCGCGGCCAAGGTCGCGCACCTGTCGTACACGTACGGCACCAACGGCGCCCCGATGCCCCCGGGCGAGCCCTGGGCGGTGAACGTGACCGATCCGAACCGGATCATCTCCGACGCGCGCGCCGCCCGGCTGGCCGGCGCCGACGTGGTCGTCGTCTCCCTGCACTGGGGCACCGAATGGCAGGACGCCCCCGACCAGAAGCAGCTCGCCCTCGCCGACCGGCTCACCGCGTCCCGGACCAACGGCCGCCCGGACATCGACCTCGTCCTCGGCACCCACGCGCACGTCCCGCAGGCCTACCAGAAGGTCAACGGCACCTGGGTGGTCTACGGGCTGGGCGACCAGATCGCCGGGGAGATGTTCGACAACCGGGGCGTGCAGGACTCACGCGGCAACGAGTCCACCATCGCCCGCTTCACCTTCTCCCCGCCGCCGGCCGCGGGCGGCCGCTGGCGCGTCACCAAGGCCGAGTTCGTCCCGCAGATGTACGACATCGACGCCGGCCGGGTCCTCGACCTGAACAAGGCCATCGCCGGCGGCGCCGAACTCCAGGGCGTCCGGGACCGCATCCGCGGCGTGGTGCTCAGCCGCGGCGCCGCCAAGGACGGTCTGGTCATGGCCAAGTAG
- a CDS encoding zf-HC2 domain-containing protein, whose product MRSLERHRDVGAYALGVLDEADAFRFEDHLMECPKCAAHVTEFGAATRQLMLYRRATPRFVPPLAQPGPRLLDRLLAEIARRDRTRRRRFLYGLAASVVLAAAGPGVMAFTGHGTPAAAHVTAATDPHTGVWARVTSENEDYGSRLRLEIKDASGPHSCRLVVIGHDGTEQLAGNWMVAPHDPTMTTTLVDTTLHPTDIDHYEIRTTDGHHLVTLDAP is encoded by the coding sequence ATGAGGTCCCTGGAACGGCATCGCGACGTCGGCGCGTACGCGCTCGGCGTGCTGGACGAGGCGGACGCCTTCCGCTTCGAGGACCACCTCATGGAGTGCCCCAAGTGCGCGGCACACGTGACCGAATTCGGCGCGGCCACACGGCAGTTGATGCTGTACCGCCGGGCCACCCCGCGCTTCGTGCCGCCGCTCGCCCAGCCCGGCCCCCGGCTGCTGGACCGGCTGCTCGCCGAGATCGCCCGCCGCGACCGGACCCGCCGGCGCCGCTTCCTGTACGGCCTGGCCGCCTCGGTGGTGCTGGCCGCCGCCGGCCCCGGGGTCATGGCCTTCACCGGGCACGGCACACCGGCCGCCGCCCACGTCACCGCCGCGACGGACCCGCACACCGGAGTCTGGGCCCGGGTCACCTCCGAGAACGAGGACTACGGCAGCCGGCTCCGCCTGGAGATCAAGGACGCCTCGGGCCCCCACTCCTGCCGCCTCGTCGTCATCGGCCACGACGGCACGGAACAACTCGCCGGCAACTGGATGGTCGCCCCCCACGACCCCACCATGACCACCACCCTGGTCGACACCACCCTGCACCCCACCGACATCGACCACTACGAGATCCGCACGACAGACGGCCACCACTTGGTCACACTGGACGCGCCCTGA
- a CDS encoding DNA-formamidopyrimidine glycosylase family protein, with protein MPELPEVAALTDFLTEHLTGRRMVRVLPVAISVLKTYDPPLTALAGGEVTAVRRYGKFLDIETGAGVHLVTHLARAGWLHWKDEVPAAPPRPGKGPLALRVTLDSGAGFDLTEAGTQKRLAVYVVRDPQDVPGIARLGPDPLADDFDAARLAALLKDERRQIKGALRDQSLIAGVGNAYSDEILHAAKMSPFKLAASLTPEETLRLHEALRSTLTEAVERSRGVAAGRLKAEKKSGLRVHGRTGEACPVCGDVIREVSFSDSSLQYCPSCQTGGKALADRRLSRLLK; from the coding sequence ATGCCCGAACTGCCCGAGGTAGCGGCGCTGACGGACTTCCTCACCGAGCACCTGACCGGACGCCGGATGGTGCGGGTGCTGCCGGTCGCGATCAGCGTCCTGAAGACGTACGACCCTCCGCTCACCGCCCTGGCGGGCGGTGAGGTGACCGCTGTGCGCCGGTACGGCAAGTTCCTCGACATCGAGACCGGGGCCGGGGTCCACCTGGTCACCCATCTGGCCCGCGCGGGCTGGCTGCACTGGAAGGACGAGGTGCCGGCCGCGCCGCCCCGGCCCGGGAAGGGCCCGCTCGCGCTGCGGGTGACGCTGGACTCCGGCGCGGGCTTCGACCTCACCGAGGCAGGCACCCAGAAGCGGCTCGCGGTGTACGTGGTCCGTGATCCCCAGGACGTCCCCGGCATCGCCCGCCTCGGCCCGGACCCGCTCGCCGACGACTTCGACGCGGCCCGCCTCGCCGCGCTGCTCAAGGACGAGAGACGCCAGATCAAGGGCGCGCTGCGCGACCAGAGCCTGATCGCGGGCGTCGGCAACGCCTACAGCGACGAGATCCTGCACGCCGCGAAGATGTCCCCCTTCAAACTCGCCGCGTCCCTGACGCCGGAGGAGACGCTGCGGCTGCACGAGGCGCTGCGCTCGACCCTCACCGAGGCGGTCGAGCGGTCCCGGGGGGTGGCGGCGGGGCGTCTGAAGGCGGAGAAGAAGAGTGGGCTGCGGGTGCACGGGCGGACGGGGGAGGCGTGTCCGGTGTGCGGGGATGTCATCCGCGAGGTGTCTTTCAGCGACTCGTCGCTGCAGTATTGCCCTTCGTGCCAGACGGGGGGTAAGGCGTTGGCGGACCGTCGGCTGTCGCGGCTGCTGAAGTAG